Proteins encoded within one genomic window of Glandiceps talaboti chromosome 3, keGlaTala1.1, whole genome shotgun sequence:
- the LOC144454027 gene encoding smad nuclear-interacting protein 1-like has product MKYKYKDRTRSRSRSPHRKQSHHSNHRDDKYDRRPSDRHGDRHRGEERTRDKDHRSRQDKHSNRHRDTDRDDRERHRDHEGRGRHRDRDRDDRRQDFSHIRIKQERDDNDRRRRDDRRRKPANPFESDEQYQYGQPGSSQEQTEPAAPKEEPNFGLSGKLTEDSNTFRGVVIKYNEPQEARKPKRRWRLYPFKGEESLPVLHIHRQSAYLFGRDRLVADIPIDHPSCSKQHAVLQYRLIEYERDDGRIGRRVRPYIIDLDSSNGTFVNNNKIDPSRYVELIEKDVVKFGFSSREYVMLHDKSKGDDSDTDEEK; this is encoded by the exons ATGAAGTACAAATACAAAGACAGGACAAGATCGCGAAGCAGAAGCCCCCATCGCAAACAG TCTCACCATAGTAATCATAGAGATGACAAATATGATAGGAGACCCAGTGACAGACATGGTGACAGACATAGAGGGGAGGAGCGAACAAGAGATAAAGATCATAGGAGCCGACAAGACAAACACTCCAACCgtcacagagacacagacagagatgACAGGGAAAGACACAGGGACCATGAAGGAAGGGGACGACACAGAGACAGGGATAGAGATGATCGCAGACAAGATTTTAGTCATATCAGGATCAAACAGGAAAGGGATGATAACGACAGAAGACGTAGAGATGACAGGAGGAGGAAACCTGCAAACCCTTTCGAAAGTGATGAACAATACCAGTATGGACAACCAGGTTCTTCACAAGAACAAACTGAACCAGCAGCACCAAAAGAAGAACCAAATTTTGGATTGTCTGGCAAACTTACCGAAGACTCTAACACATTCAGGGGCGTTGTCATCAAATACAACGAACCACAAGAGGCACGGAAACCAAAAAGGCGATGGCGACTGTATCCATTCAAAGGTGAAGAATCACTGCCAGTTTTGCATATACACCGACAAAGTGCGTACTTGTTTGGACGCGACCGCTTAGTAGCAGATATTCCGATCGACCATCCATCATGTTCTAAACAGCACGCCGTCTTGCAATACAGACTTATTGAGTATGAAAGAGACGATGGTCGAATCGGTAGACGTGTGCGACCTTACATCATAGATCTAGACTCGTCTAATGGAACATTCGTgaacaataacaaaatagacCCTTCTAGATATGTGGAACTGATAGAAAAAGATGTTGTGAAATTTGGTTTTAGTTCGAGAGAATACGTTATgttacatgataaatcaaaagGAGACGATAGTGACACTGATGAAGAAAAGTAA
- the LOC144432840 gene encoding uncharacterized protein LOC144432840 translates to MANKDVVRVVEGEASESDSEEEINTHEAARGVKVQGEASETDSDDDIPQVRQGTGLPPLRVDLHSAGDFGSSSESDITTDEFRARRREPPKYDTLFHRKLRDRNANFRSHIESAASHAYLSSAKDITSTTQQLVKSQMYAQDVSHNLRVLSSDLKSLESKVDIIINCNILPTLHVPISMLAKDTDKLVKGQTDDPTVQAMMMAS, encoded by the exons atggcgAACAAGGATGTTGTGAGAGTTGTTGAAGGGGAGGCTTCTGAGTCTGATTCCGAGGAAGAAATTAATACACATGAAGCAGCAAGGGGTGTTAAAGTACAAGGAGAAGCATCGGAAACAGATAGCGATGACGATATCCCACAGGTCAGACAGGGAACTGGATTACCTCCATTAAGAG TTGACTTACATTCAGCAGGGGACTTTGGAAGCAGCAGTGAAAGTGATATTACCACAGATGAATTTAGAGCCAGGAGAAGAGAGCCGCCTAAATACGATAC ATTGTTCCACAGAAAGCTaa GAGATCGAAATGCTAACTTTAGAAGTCACATAGAGTCAGCAGCTAGCCATGCCTACCTGTCAAGTGCTAAAGATATCACTTCTACAACACAACAACTTGTGAAGTCACAGATGTATGCACAG GATGTTTCACACAACCTTAGGGTTTTGTCTTCAGATTTAAAATCACTGGAGAGTAAAGTAGACATTATCATCAATTGTAACATCTTACCAACCTTACATGTACCAATATCAATGCTAGCCAAGGATACAGACAAactggtcaaaggtcaaactgaTGACCCAACTGTACAGGCCATGATGATGGCATCTTga